A single genomic interval of Mycobacterium sp. DL592 harbors:
- a CDS encoding DUF1707 domain-containing protein — MGEESEQVRIGTAEREEAMQLLSTQFSEGRLTPEEFSERSAAVSAALTRADLAPLFADLPAKPSTAPSPEHTRDWRAIVMALVPLVALAFTMLVPHGWLAWLALPVVGMLLYGSRR, encoded by the coding sequence GTGGGCGAGGAATCAGAACAGGTGCGGATCGGCACGGCCGAACGGGAAGAGGCCATGCAACTGTTGAGCACACAATTCTCCGAAGGCCGGCTGACCCCGGAGGAGTTCTCCGAGCGCAGTGCAGCGGTGAGCGCCGCGCTCACCCGGGCCGACCTCGCGCCGCTGTTCGCCGACCTGCCCGCCAAACCGTCGACCGCGCCGAGCCCCGAGCACACCCGCGACTGGCGCGCCATCGTCATGGCGCTGGTCCCGTTGGTCGCGTTGGCGTTCACGATGCTGGTCCCGCACGGCTGGCTGGCCTGGCTGGCGCTTCCGGTGGTCGGAATGCTGCTCTACGGGTCCCGCCGCTGA
- a CDS encoding NTP transferase domain-containing protein → MSKRDGSGGEAVGILLAAGAGTRYGMPKVLAARGQWLDSAVAALSAGGCGEVIVVLGAAVVAVPAPARAVIAEHWQRGMGASLRAGLAAAGDAGYAVVLTVDTPDIGADVVTLVLTAARGCESGIARATYDGRPGHPVVIARRHWPALLLTLSGDEGARRFLSTRTDVVAVDCADLATGADIDEP, encoded by the coding sequence ATGTCGAAGCGCGACGGCTCCGGCGGCGAAGCCGTGGGCATCCTGCTGGCGGCCGGTGCCGGAACCCGATACGGCATGCCCAAAGTGCTTGCCGCCCGGGGCCAGTGGCTGGACTCCGCGGTCGCGGCACTGTCAGCGGGCGGCTGCGGTGAGGTGATCGTGGTGCTGGGTGCCGCGGTCGTGGCGGTCCCGGCGCCGGCACGCGCGGTGATCGCGGAGCACTGGCAGCGCGGGATGGGTGCTTCGCTGCGGGCCGGTCTGGCCGCGGCCGGCGATGCCGGTTACGCGGTGGTGCTCACCGTCGACACCCCCGACATCGGTGCCGACGTGGTGACCCTTGTGCTGACCGCGGCCCGCGGCTGCGAATCCGGAATCGCCAGGGCCACCTACGACGGCAGGCCGGGGCACCCGGTGGTCATCGCGCGCCGACACTGGCCAGCACTGCTGCTGACCCTGAGCGGTGACGAGGGAGCCCGCCGCTTCCTATCCACCCGCACCGACGTCGTGGCCGTCGACTGCGCGGACCTGGCCACCGGCGCCGACATCGACGAGCCCTAG
- the uraD gene encoding 2-oxo-4-hydroxy-4-carboxy-5-ureidoimidazoline decarboxylase gives MRALGLDGFNRLSDRQRTHALFEVCSSPIWARRVAAGGPFADVEALLDRADRVLAELPDAELDAALDGHPRIGERADNPSSQHEQARVAGADEAVKTELAARNRQYEDSFGYVYLVCASGRSAEELLAILTERLGNDPVTERRVMRAELAKINRLRLQRLLSEPPMGQA, from the coding sequence GTGAGGGCGCTGGGTCTCGACGGTTTCAACCGGCTGTCCGACCGGCAGCGCACGCATGCGCTGTTCGAGGTGTGTTCGTCGCCGATCTGGGCCCGGCGGGTGGCCGCCGGCGGGCCGTTCGCCGACGTCGAGGCACTGCTGGACCGCGCCGACCGGGTACTTGCCGAACTCCCCGACGCCGAGCTTGACGCCGCCCTCGACGGCCATCCCCGCATCGGTGAACGGGCCGACAACCCGTCCTCGCAGCACGAGCAGGCCAGGGTGGCCGGCGCTGATGAAGCCGTGAAAACTGAACTCGCGGCGCGCAATCGGCAGTACGAGGACTCGTTCGGTTACGTCTACCTGGTGTGTGCCAGCGGGCGCTCCGCCGAGGAGTTGCTGGCCATCCTGACCGAGCGGCTGGGCAACGACCCCGTCACCGAGCGGCGGGTGATGCGCGCCGAACTGGCCAAGATCAACCGCCTTCGGCTGCAACGGCTCCTGAGCGAGCCGCCCATGGGGCAGGCTTGA
- the uraH gene encoding hydroxyisourate hydrolase — protein sequence MAHLSTHVLDATTGRPAAGVTVTLTGGGSSMLTEVTDADGRISGLGGDVPAGAHRLHFDTGAYFTRQGMATFYPEVVISFEITDAAGKYHVPLLLSPYSYSTYRGS from the coding sequence ATGGCACACCTGAGCACCCACGTCCTCGACGCCACCACCGGCAGGCCGGCCGCGGGGGTCACCGTCACCCTCACCGGCGGCGGCAGCAGCATGCTGACCGAGGTCACCGACGCCGACGGCCGGATCTCGGGCCTGGGCGGCGATGTACCCGCCGGTGCGCACCGGCTGCATTTCGACACCGGCGCCTACTTCACCCGCCAGGGGATGGCCACTTTCTACCCGGAGGTCGTCATCTCCTTCGAGATCACCGATGCAGCGGGTAAATACCACGTGCCCCTGCTGTTGTCCCCGTACTCGTACTCCACCTACCGAGGGAGCTGA
- the hpxO gene encoding FAD-dependent urate hydroxylase HpxO: MKVVIIGAGMGGMSAAIALRQIGIDTEVYERVTENKPVGAAISVWSNGVKCLNYLGLADRTARLGGIVEEMSYVDGFSGETLCLFGMQPLIEEVGQRPYPIARAELQLMLMQAYGLDGIHFGMKMVEVRDGGDHATATFADGTTVSADVIIGADGASSLTREYVLGHPVARRYAGYVNYNGLVEVDERVGPAARWTTYVAAGQRVSVMPVAGNRFYFFFDVLEPAGLEYDRAAAQDVLRRHFAGWAPGVQALIERLDPMTTNRVEILDIDPFHTWVRGRVAVLGDAAHNTTPDIGQGGCSALEDAVALQWALRDHPGDVHAALAAYQQARSARAGDLVLRARKRCDLTHAKDPDKTAQWYTELRNEDGSNIIRGIVGNIMGGPLTPLPRS; encoded by the coding sequence TTGAAGGTCGTGATCATCGGAGCGGGTATGGGCGGCATGAGCGCCGCGATCGCGCTGCGCCAGATCGGGATCGACACCGAGGTCTACGAGCGGGTCACCGAGAACAAGCCGGTCGGTGCGGCGATCTCGGTGTGGTCCAACGGGGTGAAATGCCTCAACTATCTGGGTTTGGCCGACCGGACGGCCAGGCTCGGCGGCATCGTCGAGGAGATGAGTTACGTCGACGGCTTCTCCGGTGAAACCCTGTGCCTGTTCGGAATGCAGCCCCTGATCGAGGAGGTGGGCCAGCGCCCCTACCCGATCGCACGTGCCGAGCTGCAGCTGATGCTGATGCAGGCCTACGGCCTCGACGGGATCCACTTCGGTATGAAGATGGTCGAGGTGCGTGACGGCGGGGACCACGCCACGGCCACGTTCGCCGACGGGACGACGGTGAGCGCCGACGTCATCATCGGCGCCGACGGTGCCAGTTCGCTGACCCGCGAGTACGTGCTCGGCCACCCGGTGGCCCGCCGGTACGCCGGCTACGTCAACTACAACGGCCTGGTCGAGGTCGACGAACGGGTCGGCCCTGCGGCCAGGTGGACCACCTATGTGGCTGCAGGGCAACGCGTTTCGGTGATGCCGGTAGCCGGAAACCGGTTCTATTTCTTCTTCGACGTGCTCGAGCCGGCGGGGCTCGAGTACGACCGCGCCGCGGCCCAGGACGTGCTGCGCCGCCACTTCGCCGGCTGGGCACCCGGCGTGCAGGCTCTGATCGAGCGCCTCGACCCGATGACCACCAACCGGGTGGAGATCCTGGACATCGATCCCTTCCACACCTGGGTCAGGGGACGGGTGGCCGTGCTCGGCGACGCCGCGCACAACACGACGCCCGATATCGGGCAGGGCGGCTGCTCGGCGTTGGAGGACGCGGTCGCGCTGCAGTGGGCGCTGCGCGATCACCCGGGCGACGTGCACGCCGCCCTCGCGGCGTACCAGCAGGCCCGTAGCGCGCGGGCCGGCGACCTGGTGCTGCGGGCCCGCAAACGCTGCGACCTCACCCACGCCAAGGACCCCGACAAGACCGCCCAGTGGTATACCGAGCTACGAAACGAAGACGGCAGCAACATCATTCGCGGCATCGTCGGCAACATCATGGGCGGGCCCCTGACCCCGCTGCCCCGATCATGA
- a CDS encoding STAS domain-containing protein, translating to MSVTGTDRSRRSAAQQSVDCHTARFTTQWPDETVGIITVTGELDASNAVEFASQVEQCADEGVRLVLDMSSLDFFGTAGFSALHTINVRCQHAGARWALVSGEAVARLLRVCDRDNLLPVAATVPEAITLLDGEPRRLLQLVAESS from the coding sequence ATGTCTGTTACAGGAACAGATCGATCCCGACGTTCGGCTGCGCAACAATCTGTCGATTGCCACACCGCACGTTTCACCACCCAGTGGCCCGATGAGACGGTCGGCATCATCACCGTCACGGGCGAGCTCGATGCGTCCAACGCCGTCGAGTTCGCCAGCCAGGTAGAGCAATGCGCCGACGAAGGTGTCCGGCTGGTGCTGGACATGAGTTCACTGGATTTCTTTGGTACAGCTGGCTTTTCAGCGCTTCACACGATCAACGTGCGCTGCCAGCACGCCGGCGCCCGGTGGGCGCTGGTGTCGGGCGAAGCGGTAGCCAGGCTGCTGCGGGTCTGCGACCGGGACAACCTCCTGCCGGTCGCGGCCACGGTGCCCGAAGCGATCACTTTGCTCGACGGCGAACCGCGGCGGTTATTGCAACTCGTCGCGGAGTCGAGCTAG
- a CDS encoding RNA polymerase sigma factor SigF, with protein MFRELATLEPDSPEFQRHRDKIVQRCLPLADHIARRFDGRGEPRDDLVQVARVGLVNAVIRFDVETGSDFVSFAVPTIMGEVRRHFRDNSWSVKVPRRLKELHLRLGAATSELSQRLGRAPTASELAVELEMDREEVIEGLVAGSSYNTLSIDSGGSGSDEDAPAILDTLGDVDTSLDQIENREALRPLLAALPERERTVLLLRFFESLTQTQIAERVGISQMHVSRLLAKSLARLRDELQ; from the coding sequence ATGTTCCGGGAATTGGCGACGCTGGAGCCTGACTCGCCGGAGTTTCAGCGTCATCGAGACAAGATCGTGCAGCGGTGTCTGCCGCTGGCCGACCACATCGCCCGCCGCTTCGACGGCCGCGGCGAACCCCGCGACGACCTGGTGCAGGTGGCCCGCGTCGGTCTGGTCAATGCCGTCATTCGTTTCGACGTGGAGACCGGATCGGACTTCGTGTCCTTCGCGGTGCCGACGATCATGGGCGAGGTCCGGCGTCACTTCCGCGACAACAGCTGGTCGGTGAAAGTTCCGCGCCGGCTCAAGGAGTTGCATCTGCGCCTCGGTGCGGCCACGTCCGAACTGTCCCAGCGACTGGGCCGTGCGCCGACCGCCAGCGAGCTGGCCGTGGAACTCGAGATGGACCGTGAAGAGGTTATCGAAGGTCTGGTCGCGGGCAGTTCCTACAACACGCTGTCGATCGACAGCGGCGGCAGCGGTAGCGACGAGGATGCGCCCGCGATCCTCGACACCCTCGGTGACGTGGACACCAGCCTCGATCAGATCGAGAACCGGGAAGCGCTGCGGCCCCTACTCGCAGCGCTTCCGGAACGCGAGCGAACTGTGCTACTGCTGCGATTCTTCGAATCGCTGACTCAGACCCAGATCGCGGAGCGGGTCGGGATCTCGCAGATGCACGTCTCGCGGTTGCTGGCTAAATCACTAGCTCGACTCCGCGACGAGTTGCAATAA
- a CDS encoding ATP-binding protein, with translation MTDGERRVGALERGASAVEFRVAARLENLAVLRTLVGAVGTFEDLDFDAVADLRLAVDEACTRLIRSATPDATLVVVVDPRDDVVMVEASTECDTYDVVTPGSFSWHVLSSLTDDVQTFHNGHEPNGDGQIFGITLTTRRAGSVR, from the coding sequence ATGACGGATGGCGAACGACGAGTCGGCGCGCTGGAGCGAGGCGCGAGCGCCGTCGAATTCCGGGTCGCCGCCCGGCTGGAGAACCTCGCAGTTCTGCGCACCCTGGTGGGTGCGGTCGGAACGTTCGAAGACCTCGATTTCGACGCCGTCGCCGATCTGCGGCTGGCCGTTGACGAGGCGTGCACCCGGCTGATCCGGTCGGCCACCCCCGACGCCACCCTGGTCGTTGTCGTCGACCCGCGCGACGACGTCGTCATGGTGGAGGCCTCCACCGAGTGCGACACCTATGACGTGGTCACCCCCGGAAGCTTCAGCTGGCATGTGTTGAGCTCGCTGACCGACGACGTACAGACGTTCCACAACGGACACGAGCCCAACGGCGACGGGCAGATCTTCGGCATCACCCTGACGACGAGGCGGGCAGGCTCAGTACGGTGA
- a CDS encoding glycosyltransferase, which yields MKIAMISAHASPLAAAGGLDAGGQNIHVAELSAALARRGQDVTVYTRRDDPDVPDRVRTAQGFTVAHVPAGPPRKMGRDTTFEYMSDFARYLDASWADDQPDVAHAHFWMSGLAAQLAGRSRDVPTVQTFHTLGAVERRHHATGEGGCDARLKLEPLVAKQSTWVLATCTDEVFELIHLGRSRTRISVVPCGVDLDTFTTDGPAISRDSVRRIIAVGRPSPRKGFDTMIAALPSIPDTEYLIVGGPPADRLDTDPEVSRLRALAARVGVSERVKFTGAVPHAGMPALLRSADVLTCTPCYEPSGIVPLEAMACGVPVVASAVGGMLDTVVHDVTGQLVAPRRPRELAEAVSMVLRDGFLRRSFGLAGRDRACARYSWDRIAADTVRLYDRLVGTQGPRARVLAG from the coding sequence GTGAAGATCGCGATGATCTCTGCGCACGCCAGTCCGCTGGCTGCAGCGGGGGGACTCGATGCCGGTGGTCAGAACATTCACGTGGCCGAGTTGTCGGCGGCGCTGGCCCGGCGCGGCCAGGACGTCACCGTCTACACCCGCCGCGACGACCCGGATGTGCCTGACCGGGTCCGTACCGCACAAGGCTTCACCGTCGCGCATGTGCCTGCCGGTCCGCCCAGAAAAATGGGACGCGACACGACGTTCGAGTACATGAGTGACTTCGCCCGCTATCTGGACGCCAGCTGGGCCGATGACCAGCCCGACGTCGCGCACGCCCACTTCTGGATGTCGGGGCTGGCCGCCCAACTGGCGGGACGAAGCCGCGACGTGCCGACGGTGCAGACGTTCCACACCCTCGGCGCGGTCGAGCGACGCCATCACGCGACCGGTGAAGGTGGCTGCGACGCGCGGCTGAAGCTGGAACCCCTCGTCGCCAAGCAGTCCACGTGGGTGTTGGCGACATGCACCGACGAGGTGTTTGAGCTGATCCACCTTGGCCGTTCGCGAACGCGGATCTCGGTGGTGCCGTGCGGGGTTGACCTCGACACCTTCACCACCGATGGCCCGGCCATTAGCCGCGACTCCGTTCGCCGCATCATCGCGGTGGGAAGGCCGTCGCCACGCAAGGGATTCGACACGATGATCGCCGCGCTGCCGTCGATCCCCGACACCGAGTACCTCATCGTCGGTGGCCCGCCCGCCGACCGGCTGGACACCGACCCGGAGGTGTCGCGGCTGCGGGCGCTTGCCGCGCGGGTCGGGGTCTCCGAACGGGTGAAGTTCACCGGCGCGGTCCCGCACGCCGGCATGCCTGCCCTGCTGCGTTCGGCGGACGTACTGACATGCACACCGTGCTACGAGCCGTCCGGCATCGTGCCATTGGAGGCCATGGCGTGCGGTGTGCCCGTCGTCGCCTCCGCGGTGGGCGGCATGCTCGACACCGTTGTGCACGACGTGACGGGCCAACTTGTCGCTCCGCGCCGGCCGCGGGAGCTCGCCGAAGCCGTCTCGATGGTGCTGCGCGACGGCTTCCTGCGCCGCAGCTTCGGACTCGCCGGCCGCGATCGCGCGTGCGCCCGCTACTCCTGGGACCGCATCGCCGCCGACACCGTGCGCCTCTACGACCGGCTGGTCGGCACCCAGGGACCGCGGGCCCGGGTGCTCGCCGGGTAG
- a CDS encoding CsbD family protein, with product MSDDNNNSGPAEAIKGVVEDVKGKAKEAVGTVTGRNDLVNEGKAQQDKAEAQREAAKKEAEAEAARAGAKAAEARQKANQ from the coding sequence ATGTCTGACGACAACAACAACAGCGGACCGGCCGAAGCCATCAAGGGCGTCGTAGAGGACGTCAAGGGCAAGGCCAAGGAGGCCGTCGGCACGGTGACTGGTCGCAACGACCTGGTCAACGAGGGCAAGGCACAGCAGGACAAGGCCGAAGCCCAGCGTGAAGCCGCGAAGAAAGAGGCCGAGGCCGAGGCCGCACGCGCGGGAGCCAAGGCCGCCGAGGCGCGCCAGAAGGCCAACCAGTAG
- a CDS encoding helix-turn-helix transcriptional regulator → MSGQLEDIPAVLAVLADETRWQILTALGNADLSASALATRLPVSRQAIAKHLAILADNGLVEALPVGREIRYRALGGRLSALGVELERLGRVWDRRLAAIKRIAER, encoded by the coding sequence ATGAGCGGCCAACTCGAGGACATCCCGGCTGTGCTGGCAGTACTGGCCGACGAGACCCGCTGGCAGATCCTCACCGCGCTGGGCAATGCGGACCTGTCGGCCAGCGCGCTGGCCACCCGGCTGCCGGTCAGCCGGCAGGCGATCGCCAAGCACCTCGCCATCCTGGCCGACAACGGCCTGGTGGAGGCCCTGCCGGTGGGCCGGGAGATCCGTTACCGGGCGCTGGGCGGGCGGCTGTCGGCGCTGGGGGTCGAACTCGAGCGGCTCGGCCGGGTATGGGATCGCAGGCTGGCTGCCATCAAGCGCATCGCCGAGCGCTGA
- a CDS encoding SRPBCC family protein, whose product MTTLDITRTIDINAPVEKVWRALTQPELIAEWFGDTAEFVAEEGSSGAFGWEGHGSFRVTVEHVEEPKTLVYRWARDRDADPVPGNSTLVRFDLTPTAAGTRLTLVETGFEELDDPRGHHDGNSEGWTAELADLAAYVTRR is encoded by the coding sequence ATGACCACGCTGGACATCACCCGCACCATCGATATCAACGCCCCCGTCGAGAAGGTGTGGCGGGCGCTGACGCAACCGGAACTCATTGCCGAATGGTTCGGTGACACAGCCGAATTCGTCGCCGAAGAGGGCTCATCGGGAGCGTTCGGTTGGGAAGGGCACGGCAGCTTCCGGGTGACCGTCGAGCATGTCGAGGAACCCAAGACCCTGGTCTACCGGTGGGCGCGCGATCGCGACGCCGACCCGGTTCCGGGAAATTCGACGCTCGTTCGCTTCGACCTCACCCCGACCGCAGCCGGCACCCGGCTCACCCTGGTCGAAACCGGCTTCGAGGAACTCGACGATCCGCGCGGACACCACGACGGCAACTCCGAGGGCTGGACGGCCGAACTCGCCGACCTGGCCGCCTACGTCACCCGCCGATGA
- a CDS encoding xanthine dehydrogenase family protein subunit M, translated as MDLPTVEVVDTPTRRDEVWPLGPGDAVLAGGTWLFSEPQPHLRRLVDITTLGWDPITLSDNGIEIAATCTVEELAALSARLPAQRPQWRAAPLFRQCAGALKASFKIWKTATVGGNICLSFPAGSMISLCSALNGEVLIWRPDGAEHRMALTDFVTGAATNRLAPGEVLRSVHLPVAALRARTAYRKIAPSTLGRSGVVVIGRRDDARDGGHVVVSITGATVRPYVFTFTGVPSEEDLRTAHAAVPADHWTDDAHGDPDWRAAMALLLARQVTAELT; from the coding sequence GTGGATCTGCCAACGGTCGAGGTCGTCGACACCCCGACGCGCCGCGATGAGGTGTGGCCACTGGGTCCCGGCGACGCGGTGCTGGCCGGCGGGACCTGGCTGTTCTCCGAACCCCAGCCACACCTGCGCAGGCTGGTCGACATCACCACGCTCGGCTGGGACCCGATCACCCTGAGCGACAACGGGATCGAGATCGCCGCTACCTGCACCGTCGAGGAACTCGCCGCGCTGTCGGCCCGCCTTCCGGCGCAGCGGCCCCAGTGGCGGGCGGCTCCGCTGTTCCGCCAATGCGCGGGCGCTTTGAAGGCCTCGTTCAAGATCTGGAAGACCGCGACGGTCGGCGGCAACATCTGCCTGTCATTCCCGGCCGGCTCGATGATCTCGCTGTGCAGCGCCCTGAACGGCGAGGTGCTGATCTGGCGCCCCGACGGCGCCGAGCATCGAATGGCGTTGACGGACTTCGTCACCGGCGCGGCCACCAACCGGCTGGCGCCCGGGGAGGTTCTCCGCTCGGTGCACCTTCCCGTGGCAGCACTGCGGGCCCGGACCGCCTACCGCAAGATCGCGCCGTCGACCCTGGGCCGCTCCGGTGTCGTGGTGATCGGCCGGCGGGACGACGCACGCGACGGTGGGCACGTCGTCGTCTCGATAACCGGCGCGACGGTGCGGCCCTACGTCTTCACCTTCACCGGCGTGCCCAGCGAGGAGGACCTGCGCACCGCACACGCCGCTGTGCCGGCGGATCACTGGACCGACGACGCGCACGGCGACCCGGACTGGCGGGCGGCAATGGCCCTGCTGCTGGCCCGCCAGGTCACAGCCGAACTCACATGA